AAATTTTAAGGGTGAAATGTATAACATGCCCTTTAATATGAATACCTTCAGCAAGATGTGGGGGATATCTACTCCGGCAGAGGCAAAGGCTATCATCGAGGAGCAGAAGGCGTCTGTTACCGGGGAGCCTGAAAACCTGGAGGAGCAGGCCATCAGCCTTGTGGGTACGGATATTTATGAAAAGCTGGTAAAGGGGTATACGGAAAAGCAGTGGGGCAGGGATTGTAAGGAGCTTCCGGCCTTTATCATCAAGCGCCTTCCCGTGCGTTTTACCTATGATAATAACTATTTTAATGACTTATACCAGGGTATCCCCATCGGAGGATACAATGTGATCATGGAAAAGCTTCTTGAAGGATGCGATGTGGAAACAGGCGTTGATTATCTGGAAAATAAGGAGTATTATGACGGGCTGGGAGAAAAGGTCGTATATACAGGAACCATAGATGGTTACTATGGGTATCAGTACGGCAAGTTGGAATACAGGAGCCTGCGGTTTGAGACAGAGGTCGTGGATACGGATAATTACCAGGGCGTAGCTGTGGTCAACTACACGGACCGGGAAACACCTTACACCAGGATCATTGAGCATAAGCATTTTGAATTCGGGACCCAGCCAAAATCTGTAATTACCCGGGAATATCCGGTGGACTGGAGCGAGGGAATGGAGCCATATTATCCGGTTAATAATGAAAGAAATCAGGAATTATATTTAAAATATGCCGCACTGGCTGAGAAAGAAGACCAGGTGATTTTCGGCGGACGGTTAGGTGAATATAAATACTACGATATGGACAAGGTCATTGAATCAGCCATGAGCCGGGTAGAAAAGGAATTGGGTTAATCCTGCTTACGGGCCAAGCTGTTTACTTTTTATGGCGGATATAGTACAATACTACGGAACCAGGGCTGGAATTGCAATGCCCTGAAACGTGGGTCAACTGGAGGAATCTATGAACGTTGTATACGCTTCCAACGATAATTATGCCAGACATCTGGCCGTATCCCTTTATTCCCTTTTGGATCATAACAGGGACATGGGAGACATCCATATATATGTTTTATCCATGAGCCTTTCAGAAGGGACGAAAGAACGGCTTAAGACCGTGGCAGACGGGTTTGGACGTGAGCTGACGGTCGTAGAGCTGGGAAATTTAAAGGAGCGCTTTTCTTATGAGGTGGATACGGGCGGCTTTGATTTAAGTATTATGGCCCGGCTGTTCGTAGGAGAGGTTCTCCCGGAGGAGACAGACCGGGTGCTGTATTTAGACTGTGATACAGTGGTGCTTTCCTCTTTAAGAAGGCTGTGGGAAACGGATTTGAAGTCTTTCCTTTTAGGTGCGGTGATGGAGCCTACCATATACCCTTCCATTAAAGAAGATATCGGTCTTTTGCCGTCAGAGCCTTATTATAATTCCGGCGTCCTTCTCATTGATATGAACCGTTGGAGGGAGGAAAACGCCCAGAAGCTGCTTCTGGATTTTTACTGCTCCAAGGGAGGCAAGCTGTTTGCAGGGGATCAGGACACCATTAACGGAGCACTGAAGGGGAGGATCAAGCCATTGTCTCCCAGGTATAACTTTTTTACTAATTACCGCTATTACCGGTACAGCCATCTGGTAGGGCTGTCCCCTGTTTATGGAAAGCTTGGGTCAAAAGGGTTTAAAGAGGCAAAGAAACATCCTGCCATCCTGCATTTTATGGGGGATGAAAGACCCTGGAAAGTAGGGAATTTAAACCATTACCGCAGGGCTTACGACTATTATCTCTCCCTTACCCCATGGGCAGGAACGCCGAAGGAAAAGGGAAGCCGGCTTTATATGGCCGCCTATCATCTGATGGATTACGCCACCTTTATATGTCCGCCTGTGAGGGATTTTGTAAGCGCCAGGTTTGGAATGCAGGTGATCAATTCCAGAAAGGGTTCTTAAAGAGGAGCAGATATGAACATTAGCTGTATCATTCTCAATTATAATGACGCGGAAACCACCATAAGTCTGGTAAATTCCATGGTAAATTATGAAATCCTGGATTCCATTATAATCGTGGACAACTGTTCCACCGATGATTCTGCCTTAAGACTTCAAACGGTTGCCGGTGGAAAGGTTCATTTTATCTCCACGGAAAAAAACGGAGGATACGGTTATGGCAATAATCAGGGAATCCGGTATGCTTATGGGACCCTTCACGCTTCCCATGTGCTGATAGCAAATCCTGATGTAAAGGTCACAGAGGAATGCATACAGGCCATGAAGGATTCCTTTTTAAAGATAAGCCGGCTGGGAGTTGCGGCGGCAGTCACCAGGGATGGGACAGGAAAGGTGGCGCTGTCAAGCTGGCGTCTTAACGGTCTTTTAGGAGACCTTTTGGATACCGGCCTTATTACCAGACGGATTTTTGCACCCTGGCTTAATGACCGGCCGGAATTAAAGACGGATTCTAAAAAGGAGCGGTACGTTTACGTAGATGCCGTGCTTGGCTCTCTTTTTATGGCGGATATTCATGCCCTGATGGAATGCGGTCTTTATGATGAAGATGTTTTTCTATATTATGAAGAGAAAATTCTCGGATTTCAGATGAAGAAAAAGGGGTACGGAACAGTGCTTCTCCTGAATAAGTCCTATGTACATCTTCATTCTGTGTCCATTAATAAGAATGTGAAATCCATTTTAAAGAAGCAGGCCCTTCTTCATAAGAGCAAGCTTCACTATTATAAAAAATATCTGGGAATCAACCGGTTCCAGGAATGTCTGGTAAAGGCTTTCCTGGCATTTCTCATGGCTGAAATCTGGTTTCTGACTGAGATCCTGGGATTGTCCTGGTAAGTTTTGCCCAAAAAGCATGGGCGGGAAGAGGAAAGAGGGAAGGCTTATGGTGTCGGTGCTTCTTGCATCCTACAACGGAGAAAAATATATACGGGAGCAGCTGGATTCCATTATAGGCCAGACATTTTCTGATCTGTCCGTCGTGATTTCCGATGATCTTTCTACAGATGGGACTCCTGCCATTATCCGGGAATATGAAGAGCAACATCCTGGCCGGGTAAGGAGTTTAAAGAACAGGGAAAGGTCTGGCAGCGCCCAGAATAATTTCTTTCGCCTGCTGACTTCGGTGTCTGATGAGTATGTCATGCTTTGTGACCAGGATGATGTGTGGCTTCCAGATAAGACAGAAATCACTTTGAGGGAAATGAAGCGGCTGGAGGCGGAATGGGGAGCAGAGGTTCCCCTGCTGGTCCACGGAGATTTATCGGTTACCGATAAGACGGGCAATATTCTTCACAAATCCATGGCAGAATACCAGAAGATCGCGGTTCATGATAACCGGTTCAGTCATTATCTGGTTGAGAACAACATTACCGGGAATACGGTCATGATCAACAGGGCCTTTTTGCGGTTCTTTGCTGAGATTCCAAAGGAATGCGTCATGCATGACTGGTGGCTGGGACTTCTGGCAAGCTGTTTTGGAAGAATATCCTACATTGACCGTCCCCTGGTCTTATACCGGCAGCATGGGGAAAATCAGATGGGATCTAAAAGCGGTAAGGAGCAGTATGCGGAGCGGATCCTGAATCAGGACAGGATCCGGGAAAATTACAGGAAAATGTTTGTGCAGGCACAGATGTTTTTAAAACTCTATGGAAATCAGATGTCCAGGGAGCAGAAAGCGGTTCTGGAGCATTTTACCGGACTGCCCGGAAAAAACAGAGTGGAAAAGATTTATACTATTTGGAAATACAAATTAATGAAAAGCACCCATATGCGGACGCTGGGCCAGATGTTTTCCATCTGACCGGGAAATGGAGGATAACGCATGGATAATAAAGAGGATATATTAGTGACGAGGGCTTCCATGCCTTCCTATGAAGAATTTATAGAAGAGATACGCCCCATCTGGGAAACAGCCTGGATGACTAATATGGGGGAATTTCATGAAAAACTAATGGAGCAGTTAAAGGAGTACTTAAAGGTACAAAAGCTTCTTTTGTTTGTCAACGGGCATATGGCTCTTGAAATGGCGCTGCAGGCCATGAATCTGTCCGGCGAGGTGATCACCACCCCGTTTTCTTTTGCTTCCACCACCCATGCCATTGTAAGAAATAACTTAACTCCGGTATTCTGCGATATCCGCGAAGAGGATTATACCATTGATCCGGATAAGATCGAAGAACTGATTACGGAAAAGACAACCGCCATTTTACCGGTTCATGTTTATGGAAATATCTGTGATGTAGATAAAATTGAAAAAATCGCGAAAAAACATAATTTAAAGGTAATTTATGATGCTGCCCATGCCTTTGGAGTAGAAGTTAATGGGAGAGGCATCGGGACCTACGGTGACGCTTCCATGTTCAGCTTTCATGCCACAAAGGTATATAATACCATTGAAGGCGGAGCTGTGACCTTTCAGGATCCTTCCCTGGAGATTTTGTTCAACTATTTGAAAAATTTCGGCATCACCGGAAAGGAAACCGTGGAGTACATCGGCGGCAATGCCAAAATGAATGAGTTTCAGGCGGCTATGGGTATATGCAACCTTCGCCATGTGAATGATAACATCGAAAAACGCAGGCTTGTGGCAGAACGGTACCGGGAGCATTTGACGGGGATTCCGGGGATTCGCCTGATAGAACCAAAAGAAGGGATCCGCCAGAATTATGCGTATTTTCCTGTTGCCTTTGACGGTTTTTCATTAACAAGGAATGAGGTGTATGAGCTGCTGGCCTCTCATCACATCTTTGCCAGAAAGTATTTTTATCCTCTGATCACTGACTTTGAATGCTATCGGGAGCGGTTTTCAGATATACATCTTCCTGTGGCAAAAAAGGCGGCGGACAGCGTTTTGACCCTGCCCTTATATGCAGAACTTTCCCTGGATCAGGTTGACCGCATCTGTGCCATAATTTTAAGTGCCAGATAGGAGGAAAGGAAGCAACCATAAATGATGTCATAATATATACGCTCTGGGCAATACGGAAATAGGGAGGAAACCCTTTACAGGGATTCCATATGCCCTGAGAAACAGAGTGGAAAAGAGGAAATTATGAATACAGCATTGGTGACTGCAATCGGGTCATTTTCAGCAGATATTGTAATAAAAAATTTGAAAAAAGGCGGTCTAAGGGTAGTTGGCTGTGATATTTATCCGGAAGAATGGATTGCAGATTCCGGGAATGTGGCATCCTTTTACCAGGTTCCCCTTGCAACAGACGAGAAAAGGTATGTGGACTCCATCCTGAAAATCTGCAGGAAGGAACAGGCAAAGATGCTCATCGTTCTCACGGATATAGAGGTAGACCTGTGGAACCGCCACAGGGACGAACTCTCCTTAGCTTCGGTGACATTATGTCTGTCATCGGAGGAAACCCTTCTTCTATGCAGGGATAAAAGGAAGTTATGCCATTTTCTTACGGAAAAAGGCATTGGTAATCCCATTCCCACTCTGGAGCTTTCAGAAGCAGATCCGGAGCGGCTTTCTTATCCGGCGGTTATCAAGCCATTTAACGGAAGAAGCAGTCAGGGGCTTCGCTATATCCATTCCCTTGAAGAGATGAAGGGCTTTTTGGAATGCACAAGTCCTGAGGGGCTGATCGTACAGCCCTATTATCAGGGAAGCATCGTTACCGTGGACGTGGTAAGGCAGGCGGAAACAGGTGAGAGCGCAGCTGTGTGCCGAAAGGAGCTTTTGCGGACCCCCAATGGGGCAGGGACCTCGGTGCTTGTGTTTTTGGATCCCGTTCTGGAAGCCGTGTGCAGGGAAATAGCCAATGCTCTTAATATCAACGGCTGTGTGAATTTTGAGTTCATTCAGGCAGAGGATGGATCGTATCATATGCTGGAATGCAATCCCCGTTTTTCCGGCGGCGTAGAGTTTTCCTGTCTGGCAGGATATGACTGTGTTACCAACCATTTAAGATGCTTTAACGGAGAGTCCATAGAACCGTTACAGGGAATTACGGGCATGTATATTGCTAGAAAGTATGAGGAATATATTATGGAAAGTAAAAAGCACTTACCATAATCGGATGGACGGGCTAAAAAACAGCCCTTTTATCTAAACTTGCGTTGCAAGTTCAGATAACTATATTATGGAAAGTAAAAAGCACTTACCATAATCGGATGGACGGGCTAAAAGCAGCCCTTTTATCTTCACTTGCGTTGCAAGTGAAGATAAGCTATATTACAAAAGCAGATACAGGAAAGGACGGAGAGGAATGAACAGCAGTTCCGAATCAAAAATAATGGCCAGTATTAACTGCGTGACCTTTAATCATAAAGCTTATATCAGGCAGGCCCTGGACAGCTTTCTCATGCAAAAAACAGATTTTGAATTTGAAATTCTGGTTCATGACGACGCGTCCACCGATGGAACAGGGGATATTTTAAGAGAATATGAATCAAAATACCCGGATAAAGTGAGACCCCTCATACAGACGGAGAACCAGTATTCTCAGGGAATTGACAATATCAGCGGAGCGTTTAATTTCCCACGGGCCAGAGGAAAATACATTTTCATGTGCGACGGAGATGATTACTGGACTTCACCGGATAAGATGCAAAAGCAGGTGGATTACATGGAGGCCCATCCGGACTGCACCCTTTGCATACACAGTGCTAAAATCGAACTGGTGGGAAGGGCTCTGACGGAAAGACAGATGCGTCCTTACCGGGGGAACCGGGTGATCACGCCGGAGGAGATCGTGGATAAGCCTTCCGGTTATGCCATGTCCTCCATGGCATTTCCCTCCCGCCTTGTAAAGGAACTTCCGGATTACTATGTGGATTGTCCGGTGGGAGATACTCCCTTACAGATGATAGCAGCTGCAAATGGATACGGCTATTACATGGATGAGCCCATGAGCGCTTACCGGGTGGGAGTAGCAGGCTCCTGGACCATGGATGGCAAAAGTGGGAATTATGCCAGGAAGCAGAGGATTTACTGGGAACGGATGAAACAGGTGTACGAGGAATTTAACGCTGCCACAGAGGGCAGTTTAAGGGAAGCAGCGGACAGCGCGGCAAAACGGACTTATTATCATACCATGGTCAATACCAGGCAGTTTACGGAGATCATGAATCCGGAATACCGTAAATATTATAAGGAATTGACGCCAAGAACCAGGTTTTTTATTCAGGCCGAATACCGGGCTCCGGGAGCTTACGGGCTGTTAAGGAAGATATTCCTTGGAAAGAAAGGGTAAGAAAGCAAAAGCATGGGCAGGATCCGGTAATTTCGGTTCCTGCCCATGTGTTATATCGTTATAAAGCTGCCTGTCCCAGGTTATCTTGCAATATTGGGATCAGTAGGATCCCAGGTCTGGGTATCAGGTATGATCTGTTCAATGGCCGGTCTCTCATATGGTCCTGGAACCAGTGATTCGTAAATCGTAACGGTAGTTCCAAGAGCGCAATGGTCATATACCCATTTGGCATCTCCGGAGAGGAGACGGACGCAGCCGGCTGACTGAGCAATGCTCATATAATTATAAGTCATCGGATCCAGCGTCATATTATTGGGCTTGCTGTACAGTATGGAATGAATTAAGAAGCCCTTCCAGATGCGGGTTGCATACTGGGTAAAGATTCCGTGGTTCATATCTCTCCAGCGGTATTTTTCCGGAGTCTGGAATGTTCCAAGAGGGGTATCCGGTCCGGTGGAGGTCAAAAAGGATTTTACCGGAATGATAAATCCGTTGTTCCCATCTTTGGCGAAGATGGTCATACAGTTCATGGTCTTGTTGATGCTGATAAGGAATGGTCCTTTTCCGCCGATAACAGGCTCTAAGTCAGAGAGCATTCTTCCGGATTCATCGAAATAATATTTGTAGCCGTCAAGGTACTGCCAGCCGGTCACGGGATAGGAATCCTGGAAATAGTAGCGCTCATTGCCTGCCCATGCCCAGCCGGTAAAGGCTGTGCCGTCGCCGTTAAAGTAGCGGAGACCGCCGTCGATCTGCCGCATTCCGTCTGGGACAGCGGAAACCAAAGGCTTATCCGTGGCATAGGGGAATTGAGAATTCTTGGCGTAGAAGGCCATTCTCAGCCCTGTTATGTAGTGGCCGGTTCCCATGGTTCCTGTGGTGGTTCCGTTCTTGGCCCAGTCCATCGTGGTTCCATCTTCCAGCTGAGCAGTATAGTAGAGGTCGAACTGGTTATTCACATAACCGGAAAACCGCATCTGTACTGCTTCGATGTTTATGTCATTGGCATAATTGGTAGTCTGCTGCCCGTTTAAGACCCATGGAGACCAGCCGGTGCTGGAGGTATAGGTCCTGTAAAGCACGTTTCCTACAATGTTTGTGAGGAAGGTAGATAATCCGTGAAAGCCCTGTCCGTCATTTGTGATCCATGCATCGTTTACAAAAGGCTGTGACCAGTTGCTGTCACCGACCATAACTGTAGTCTGGAGACGTGGGAAATTGGCCTTTAAAGCTTCCTGGGCTGCTCTGGTGGCTTCATCCACCACGCCGTCCTCGCCGCTGCCTTCCCCTTCTTTTCCAATGTCTATGCCGGCATTTGCCAAAGCGGTTTCTGCTTCTTCCTTGGTTACGCCCCCCTGTGTCTGGGTTTCTGTCTGGGCTTGGGTCTCAGACTGCCCTTCGCTCTGACTGATGGGGACACCATTCTTAAATCCCGGTCCATATGCTTCTTCTGCCCATGCAAGGGAAGCCTGTCCGGAAACAAGAGCAGCCGTAAGGCAGAGTACCATCAGGCTGCGTGTCAGTTTACGCATAATATATAACCTCCTGAATTCTTATAAATAAAAAGTATATTCCCTTATACTTTAACACAATCAGGCCTAAAATGCTATAGACGATTTACAATTATTGGGGAATATAGTACAATAAGGCGGAAATGTAAATTGGTAAAGCAAGGAGAAAAGCCAGTATGTACCAGGAAAATATGAAAAATAAAGTCCTTTCCGGCCTGTTCTGGAAAGTGATGGAAAACGGGGGCACCCAGGGTATTCAGTTCCTTGTATCGGTTCTGCTGGCCAGGATGCTGACGCCGGCAGAGTCCGGAGAAGTCATGCTCATTATGATATTCATTACCATTGGAAATGTGTTTGTTCAAAGCGGTGTTAATACCTCCCTGATCCAGAAACGGACGGTGGATGAGGTGGATTATTCTTCTGCATTTTATATCAGCGGAGCCATCGCTTTTGTTTTATATGTGATCCTCTTTTTTTCGGCTCCGGCCATAGCTTCTTTTTACGGACAGCCTGTTTTTACACCGGTGCTCCGGATCCTTTCTGTGACCCTGTTTTTTGGTGCCTTTACCTCTGTCCAGTCTGCAGTGGTCGCCAGGAATATGGAGTTTCGGAAGCTTTGTCTGGCAAGCCTTTTTGCCGCTCTCTGCTCCGGTATCATCGGCGTTTTTCTGGCAGCCAGGGGGCTGGGGCTGTGGGCCCTTGCCATGCAGCAGTTTTTTTACAGCTTTTTCTTAATGATCATGCTGACAATTCTGGTGAAGTGGAGGCCAAGGCTCCTGTTTTCCATTAAAAAGGCGGGAGAACTGTTTTCCTATGGCTGGAAAATACTTTGTTCCGGCCTTATTGATACGGTATTTAATAATGTTTACGGGCTAGTCATCGGGAAATTATATAATTCCGCCATGATGGGGCAATACTCAAGGGGAAACCAGTTTCCTGCCTTGATTGCCAATAATCTTGGGGCAGCTATCCAGTCGGTCATGCTTCCGGCTTTTTCTGCCAGCCAAGAGGACAAGGAGAGGTTAAAGCGCATGGTGAGAAGGTCTATAGTCACCAGCTCTTACCTGGTATTTCCCATGATGGCAGGTTTGATCGCTGTAGCGGAGCCTATGGTAAAGCTGCTTTTGACGGACAGGTATCTGCCCTGTGTGCCCATGCTCCGGATGCTGTGCGTAGCTTATGCGACCTGGCCCCTTCATGTGGCAAATTTGCAGGCCATTAATGCCCTGGGGAAAAGTGAGGTATTCCTCAAGCTGGAAATAATAAAGAAGGCGATCGGCATGGCTGCTCTTCTCATCAGCATCCCCTTTGGGATATATACCATGGTGGCTTTAAGGGCAGTGACCGATTTTATCTGTACCTTTATCAATGCGTATCCCAATAAAAAGCTCTTAAACTACAGCTTTTTCGAGCAGTGGAAGGATGTACTTCCTTCTCTTCTTCTGTCAGCGGTGATGTGCCTCATTTCATACGGAATGCAATATGTAATAGAAGGAACTCTTTTAACCCTGATCGTCCAGATTCTTGTAGGAGTCGCTGTTTATGCAGGGCTTTCCTGGCTGTTCCGGCTGGAGCCTTTTTTGTACCTGTGCCGTATTTCAGGAATCATAAAACAGTAGGCAGGGTGGTTTTAAGTTTACTTTTCAGGCCGGATATTGTAGAATAAAGGGACATTGTGAGGAAGTACCCGGTGGGGATATCATTATGCCCCAATACTGTTGGTAATTAAGGGGAAAATAAATGGAACGAAAAAATGTGGCCTGGAATATGATCGGAAGCCTGGTTTATGCCGGTTCCAGCATGGTCCTTACGGCCCTTGTCAACCATCTCATAGGAACGGAACAGGGAGGAATCTTTGGTTTTGCCTTCAGTACCTTTGGGCAGCAGATGTTTCTGGTAGCCTATTTTGGCATGAGACCTTTACAGAGCACGGATACAAGCAAAAGCTATACGTTTTCCGAATACCGTCTGGCCCGGCTCGTTACCTGCTCCGTGGCTGTCCTTTTTGGAATGGGTTATATTATTTTTAACACCCTGTCCCCGTCGGCAGGCTATACGGCTCAAAAGGCCCTGGTGGTATTTTTGATGGTGCTGTATAAGGTACTTGACGGGTTTGCAGATGTATATGAATCGGAATTTCAGAGAAATGGACGGCTGTACCTTACAGGACAGGCCATGGCTTTCCGCACGCTGCTTTCCGTATGCTGTTTTTTAGGAACCCTGGCTGTAACAAAGGCGCTTATATTTTCCTGTGTGGTAGCAGTTTTGTCCCAGGGAGCGGGAATTCTGCTGTTTGATAAAAGAGCGGCAAAGAGTGTTCCTGGAATTGTGTTTACCAGGACTCCTGGCAGGCAGTGGAGGCTTTTGCAGGATGGATTTTTGCTGTTCTTGTCCGTTTTTTTAGACGGGCTCATTTTTGCCATGGCAAAATATGCGGTGGATGCCCGGATGACTGCTACGGACAACGCTGTTTTTGTGGCAATTTTTATGCCGACCTCGGTCATTAACCTGGCGGCGAACTTTGTGATCCGTCCCTTTTTGACCAGTATGTCTTATCAGTGGGAGGAGAGGAATTTTAAGGAATTTGGGTCCGGCTTAAAGAAGCTTTCCGGTATTATATTCCTTCTTACGGTGATTGCCCTGGCAGGTGCCTGGGTGCTTGGAGTTCCAGTGCTTGGAGCCATTTCCAATGTGGAACTTAAGCCGTATAAATCCGGGCTTCTGTTCATCGTGCTGGGCGGCGGTTTCTTTGCGGTCATGAATCTGTTTTATTATGTGCTTGTCATCATGAAACAGCAGAAGCGGATCTTTTTCGGCTATGTGCCGGTCAGCATCCTTTCCTTCTTTCTCTCCTTCTGGCTGGTTGGAAAGGGAGGGATCAATGGAGGAGCCTTTTCCTATATGCTGGAAATGCTGATACTTATGCTTTGCTTTATGGGACAGGCGGTCCGTGTCTTTATTACAGAGGAAAGAGGGAGGCTGGAGCGGAAGAAATGATGGATAAGGTACTGGTAGTGATACCTGCATACAATGAGGCTTTAAATATTGAGCGCGTGGTAGGAGAAGTGATCACCAACTATCCTATGTTTGATTATGTGATCATCAATGACGGTTCCACCGATCACACGGCGGATATCTGCAGAAAGCATGGCTGGAAGATCATTGACCTGCCTATGAATCTGGGGCTTGCCGGAGCATTCCAGACCGGTCTTAAATATGCCCACAGACGGGGCTACCGGTATGCCATACAGTTTGACGGGGACGGGCAGCACCGGCCGGAATATATCCTTCCCATGAAAGAGAAGATGGATGAAGGATATGATATTGTTATCGGCTCCAGGTTTGTGACGGGGAAAAAGCCTCGTTCTATGCGGATGCTTGGAAGCAGACTCCTAAGCGGCTCCATCTGGTTCACAACAGGAGTAAAGGTCAGTGACCCTACCTCCGGGATGCGTATGTTTAACAGGAAGATGATCAAGGAATTTGCCGATGGCTTAAATTACGGCCCGGAGCCGGATACGATCTCCTATTTGATCAGCCAGGGAGCAAAGGTCGCAGAGATTCCTGTAATCATGGATGAACGGATTCTGGGAGAGAGCTATTTGAATCCGGTCAATGCTGCCCGGTATATGGGAAAGATGCTGTTTTCCATACTGCTGGTACAGAGCATCCGTATCAGGGACAGGAGATAAAGGAAGGGAGAACGTAACATGACAGTTTTGCTTCGAGGCGTACTGATATGCGTTTCCATATTACTTACATTTTATTTACTTAGAAAAATACGCCATTC
The nucleotide sequence above comes from Lacrimispora sp. BS-2. Encoded proteins:
- the glf gene encoding UDP-galactopyranose mutase, translating into MKKYDYVLVGSGLYSGVFAYLVGKKGKKCLVVEKRNHIGGNIYCEEIEGIHVHSYGAHIFHTSNRKVWQFVNELAEFNRYTNSPVANFKGEMYNMPFNMNTFSKMWGISTPAEAKAIIEEQKASVTGEPENLEEQAISLVGTDIYEKLVKGYTEKQWGRDCKELPAFIIKRLPVRFTYDNNYFNDLYQGIPIGGYNVIMEKLLEGCDVETGVDYLENKEYYDGLGEKVVYTGTIDGYYGYQYGKLEYRSLRFETEVVDTDNYQGVAVVNYTDRETPYTRIIEHKHFEFGTQPKSVITREYPVDWSEGMEPYYPVNNERNQELYLKYAALAEKEDQVIFGGRLGEYKYYDMDKVIESAMSRVEKELG
- a CDS encoding glycosyltransferase family 8 protein; amino-acid sequence: MNVVYASNDNYARHLAVSLYSLLDHNRDMGDIHIYVLSMSLSEGTKERLKTVADGFGRELTVVELGNLKERFSYEVDTGGFDLSIMARLFVGEVLPEETDRVLYLDCDTVVLSSLRRLWETDLKSFLLGAVMEPTIYPSIKEDIGLLPSEPYYNSGVLLIDMNRWREENAQKLLLDFYCSKGGKLFAGDQDTINGALKGRIKPLSPRYNFFTNYRYYRYSHLVGLSPVYGKLGSKGFKEAKKHPAILHFMGDERPWKVGNLNHYRRAYDYYLSLTPWAGTPKEKGSRLYMAAYHLMDYATFICPPVRDFVSARFGMQVINSRKGS
- a CDS encoding glycosyltransferase; this translates as MNISCIILNYNDAETTISLVNSMVNYEILDSIIIVDNCSTDDSALRLQTVAGGKVHFISTEKNGGYGYGNNQGIRYAYGTLHASHVLIANPDVKVTEECIQAMKDSFLKISRLGVAAAVTRDGTGKVALSSWRLNGLLGDLLDTGLITRRIFAPWLNDRPELKTDSKKERYVYVDAVLGSLFMADIHALMECGLYDEDVFLYYEEKILGFQMKKKGYGTVLLLNKSYVHLHSVSINKNVKSILKKQALLHKSKLHYYKKYLGINRFQECLVKAFLAFLMAEIWFLTEILGLSW
- a CDS encoding glycosyltransferase family 2 protein — its product is MVSVLLASYNGEKYIREQLDSIIGQTFSDLSVVISDDLSTDGTPAIIREYEEQHPGRVRSLKNRERSGSAQNNFFRLLTSVSDEYVMLCDQDDVWLPDKTEITLREMKRLEAEWGAEVPLLVHGDLSVTDKTGNILHKSMAEYQKIAVHDNRFSHYLVENNITGNTVMINRAFLRFFAEIPKECVMHDWWLGLLASCFGRISYIDRPLVLYRQHGENQMGSKSGKEQYAERILNQDRIRENYRKMFVQAQMFLKLYGNQMSREQKAVLEHFTGLPGKNRVEKIYTIWKYKLMKSTHMRTLGQMFSI
- a CDS encoding DegT/DnrJ/EryC1/StrS family aminotransferase, whose protein sequence is MDNKEDILVTRASMPSYEEFIEEIRPIWETAWMTNMGEFHEKLMEQLKEYLKVQKLLLFVNGHMALEMALQAMNLSGEVITTPFSFASTTHAIVRNNLTPVFCDIREEDYTIDPDKIEELITEKTTAILPVHVYGNICDVDKIEKIAKKHNLKVIYDAAHAFGVEVNGRGIGTYGDASMFSFHATKVYNTIEGGAVTFQDPSLEILFNYLKNFGITGKETVEYIGGNAKMNEFQAAMGICNLRHVNDNIEKRRLVAERYREHLTGIPGIRLIEPKEGIRQNYAYFPVAFDGFSLTRNEVYELLASHHIFARKYFYPLITDFECYRERFSDIHLPVAKKAADSVLTLPLYAELSLDQVDRICAIILSAR
- a CDS encoding ATP-grasp domain-containing protein translates to MNTALVTAIGSFSADIVIKNLKKGGLRVVGCDIYPEEWIADSGNVASFYQVPLATDEKRYVDSILKICRKEQAKMLIVLTDIEVDLWNRHRDELSLASVTLCLSSEETLLLCRDKRKLCHFLTEKGIGNPIPTLELSEADPERLSYPAVIKPFNGRSSQGLRYIHSLEEMKGFLECTSPEGLIVQPYYQGSIVTVDVVRQAETGESAAVCRKELLRTPNGAGTSVLVFLDPVLEAVCREIANALNINGCVNFEFIQAEDGSYHMLECNPRFSGGVEFSCLAGYDCVTNHLRCFNGESIEPLQGITGMYIARKYEEYIMESKKHLP
- a CDS encoding glycosyltransferase; protein product: MNSSSESKIMASINCVTFNHKAYIRQALDSFLMQKTDFEFEILVHDDASTDGTGDILREYESKYPDKVRPLIQTENQYSQGIDNISGAFNFPRARGKYIFMCDGDDYWTSPDKMQKQVDYMEAHPDCTLCIHSAKIELVGRALTERQMRPYRGNRVITPEEIVDKPSGYAMSSMAFPSRLVKELPDYYVDCPVGDTPLQMIAAANGYGYYMDEPMSAYRVGVAGSWTMDGKSGNYARKQRIYWERMKQVYEEFNAATEGSLREAADSAAKRTYYHTMVNTRQFTEIMNPEYRKYYKELTPRTRFFIQAEYRAPGAYGLLRKIFLGKKG
- a CDS encoding L,D-transpeptidase family protein is translated as MRKLTRSLMVLCLTAALVSGQASLAWAEEAYGPGFKNGVPISQSEGQSETQAQTETQTQGGVTKEEAETALANAGIDIGKEGEGSGEDGVVDEATRAAQEALKANFPRLQTTVMVGDSNWSQPFVNDAWITNDGQGFHGLSTFLTNIVGNVLYRTYTSSTGWSPWVLNGQQTTNYANDINIEAVQMRFSGYVNNQFDLYYTAQLEDGTTMDWAKNGTTTGTMGTGHYITGLRMAFYAKNSQFPYATDKPLVSAVPDGMRQIDGGLRYFNGDGTAFTGWAWAGNERYYFQDSYPVTGWQYLDGYKYYFDESGRMLSDLEPVIGGKGPFLISINKTMNCMTIFAKDGNNGFIIPVKSFLTSTGPDTPLGTFQTPEKYRWRDMNHGIFTQYATRIWKGFLIHSILYSKPNNMTLDPMTYNYMSIAQSAGCVRLLSGDAKWVYDHCALGTTVTIYESLVPGPYERPAIEQIIPDTQTWDPTDPNIAR